From the Deinococcus sonorensis KR-87 genome, the window CTGGCCTCAAGCGGCGACATTCATATCACCAGCGACCTGAAGTACGAGGACCCACCCTGCACCGGCACCAGCGCTCTGGACCCGCAGTGCACCAACAAGAGCGCCAGGAATATTCTGGGGCTGTATTCGGCAGGCGGTGACGTGCAGATCGACAGCAAGTACTACTGCACCACCAGCGGCGTCGTTCAGTGCAGCAGCAGCGGCACCTACGGTACGCGCACCACCTATGCGCCGCCCAACGTCACCATTCAGGCGGTGATGATGGCCACCGGCACCACCGGCAAGGTCTGGGTCAACGGCTACGGCGCCGGGCCCGCCAACAACTCGCTCGGCAGTGTCAACCTGCTCGGCGGCATCATTGAGAACTACTACGGGGCGTTCGGCGTGACCAACGGTACCGGCTTCGGCCGCAACTACATCTATGACACCCGCACCAGTGACGGCATCGCGCCCCCTGCCTTCCCAACCCAGCAAGCATGGAACGTCAAAGTGCAGAACACGACAGGGACATTTGCGGTGCCGATTCGGGTTGGCGGTACCCAGATTCAGGGGGGCAATTAGGTGCCGCGTCATCGTGTGCGCGTCCAGCAGGGCTTTACCCTGATCGAGCTGCTGGTGGTGATGGCCATCGTAGGCGTCCTGGCGACCGTGGTGTTCCTGAGCCTGCTGCGCGCGCGCAACCGCCAGCAGCTGCAGGAAGGCGCCCGTCAGCTGGCCACCGACCTGAGCCGAGCGCGTGCACAGGCGCAGCTGAGTTCGCAGAGCAGCGTGGTGGCGCTGGTGAGCAGCAATGCCAACCGGTACACCACCCAGTGGCGTGGTGCGGCAGCCATCACCCGTACCCTGCCTTATAACCTGACAGTGGCGGCCATGAGCAGCGCCACGACCGCGGCTGGCAGTACTTCCCTGACATACACAGCGCCCTACGGCACACTGGACGTGGATGGCGTGGTGTGGCGTGTGACCAGTCCGGCGCTGAACGAGTCGCTGTTCGTGAAGGCGGTCGGCGTGACCGGAAAGGTGCTGGTGACTTCCTCCTATGACGACTGAGCAGGCGCGAACGATGCAACACACAAAGCGGGGTGAGGCCGGCTTCACCATCATCGAGGTGCTGGTAGCGCTGACGCTGTTTGCGGTCATCATTCTGGTGGTGCTGACGCCGCTGACTGGTCTGTTCGGTCTGAACCAGCGTACCACCGGCCAGGTAAGTGCCACCAACCTGACCCAGCGGGCGATCGAACAAGTGCGCGGCCAATGGCTGAGAAACGTTCGCTATGACAAGGCATGCATCGACACGGCGCTGCCGAGCGGCGTGACGGTGACTACGCAGGGCGAGGACCTGTCCGGCAACCTGATCGGGAGTGTTATTAACCTTACTGCGCCTACTCCTAATCCAAATGTCAGCGCGACCTGCTCTACTACGCCCGCCACTGCCACCCAGACCAACAACGCACCTCCGCTGCGTCGCCTGACGGTGACTGCTACCGTGAACGGTTCCAGTTCCACCCAGACGTTGGAAGTGGCCCGGTGAGCGCGCACCGCAGCTACGGCTTCACGCTGCCTGAGCTCCTGGTGGGCATGGTGCTGATCGGCATTATCATGACCGCTATCCTGACGCTCAATGTGGGCACCGGGCGCAGCACCGCCAGCCTGCAGTCGCGCACCAGCCTGCTGGCCGAAACCCAGAACGCCCAGAACTACATGGTCTCGCGGCTGCAGACCGCCGTGTATGTGTTTCGTAAAGGTGATACGGTCTCGCTTAGCAGCACCAACGGGCCCACCACCCGTAATCCGCGCACTAGCACCAGCAACTGGCTGGTAGGCACCGATCCGATTTTGGCCTTTATCGTGCCGCCTAAGGACCAAAATGTGGCAGCGGGCAGCTGCACCTCGGATGTCACCACTGCCGCGAAATGTTATTACTTTTACGCCTACTACCCGGTATTGCGGTCTGTGGTGGTGAGCGGTACCAGCGGTTCCAACGATCCGGGGGCTGATCCAGCCAACAATAATGCCTGGGTGCTGATGGAGTTCCGCGGACGCTACGTGCCCAGCGCCATAAGCGGCAAAGCCTATAGCGAGGTCACCACAGATATTCCGGCGACTGGCGTGGAAGGCCGGGTACTGCTGGACTACCTACGTCCAGTGCCACTTACCGTGCCGCCCACTCCCACCCAAATGCTGTTTGACCAGAGCGACACGCCCACCACGCCGCCTACGACCGAAGGACCCGGCACCGTCAGCGTGACGGTCAACCTGGCGGCTGAGCAGGCCTCACGCGGGGGTGGCACCGTACGCGTTCCGCCAGACCCCACCAACAGCAACAGCGCGGGCAGCGGTACTCGCTACAGCGTGACGGTCTATCCTCGTAACATCGGCACACCGCAGCTGGACAACTGAGCCGCGCTACGGCGTGCGAATACTGTCGATCTGCACCCCATAGCGCAGCATGATGGTTTTGAGTCGCTGCATGGCTGCGATTGCCTGGGTTCGGTGTTCATCCTGGAACACCAGCGTCAGCACGCCGCTCACGCCGGGCCGGGGCGGCTGGGCCTGCACCTGCAGCGGCCGGGCAAAGGCCGGGTCCTGCATCAGGTCGCGCAGCACGCGGGCAAAGGTCGGCTCGTCTATGCCCTCTAAGGCGAAGCGGATGCCGCTGGGAGCGCTCATAGAGGCAGGCTAGCAGCTGACCGGGCCGGCGGGCGGGCGGAACGTTCACCGTTTATAAGGCTGGGCGCGTGGCGGCAGACTCTAAGCTGTGCGTATGCTCGTTTCTGATGTGGTGCAGAGGGTACTGGCGCGGGAGCGCAGCCTTCTGGCGGACCTGCAGGCCTTTCTGAGCGCGCAGGGTGCGCCTCCGGAGGCGGTGCAGCACGCCCGTCAGGCGGTGGCGAATCTGGACGAGAGTTTCCTGCTGGTGGTGGTGGGTGAATTCAACGCTGGCAAGAGCAGTTTCGTGAATGCCCTGCTGGGTGACGCGGTCCTGCCTGAGGGTGTGACCCCCACCACCGACCGCATCTATGTGCTGCTGCACGGTGAACGCAGCGAGCCGGAAGCCACCCGTGACCCGTTCGTGGTGCGGCTGCGGGTGCCGCTGACCGTTTTGGACGGGGTGGCGCTGGTGGACACGCCCGGCACCAACGCGATCGTTCGGCAGCATCAGGTGCTGACCGAGGGCTTTCTGCCGCGTGCCGACCTGCTGCTGTTTCTCACCAGCGCCGACCGGCCGTTCACCGAGTCGGAGCGGCAGTTCCTGAGCCTGGCCGCCCGCTGGGGCCGCAGCGTGGTGATGGTGGTGAACAAGGCCGATCTGCTGGAGACGCCGCAGCAGCAGGAGGAGGTGCGCGCCTTCGTGGAGGCGGGGGCCCGGGCCGAACTGAACCTGACGCCACCGGTCTACCTGGTGTCGGCGCGGCGGGAGCAGCGTGGCGGCGACGAGGGGTTCCGGGCGCTGCGCGCCGCATTGCAGCAGCGGTTGGGCGAGACCGAACGCACCCGACTCAAGTTGCAGAGTCCGCTGGCCGCCGCCGCCGAGATCCTGGGCGGGGAGGAGCGGCGCGCCCAGGCGTCCCGTGATCTGCTGAGCAGCGACCTGGAGACCCTGCAGAGCCTGGAAGCGCAACGTGAGCGTCACCGCGAGACCATGCGCGGCGAGCTGGACGGCCAGTTGAACCGGGTGGGCCGCATCCTGAGCGAATTCGAGGTGCGGGCCGACAAGTTCATTGACGAGACGCTGAGGCTGAGTCATTTCCGCGAGCTGGTCAACAGCCGCCTGCTGGAGCAGCGCTTCCGCGAACAGGCGGTGGGGGACCTACCGGAAGCGGTCGAGCGGCAGTTCGGGACCATGATCGACCGCTTCGTGGAGGCCAACCTGCACTTCTGGGAGGACGTGCAGGCGTTCCTGATCCGGCGCCAGCCGAGCGGCGAGATCGCGCGGACCCGCTTTTCCTACGACCGTCACGCCCTGCTGGAGGGCATCGCCGGCAGCGCCAGCCGCCACATCGAGGAGGTGACCGAGTCGCAGCTGACCCGGCAACTGGCCAGCGACGCCGAGGAGGCCATGAAGGGCGTGATTGGCATCGGAGCGGGCGGGATCGGACTGGGCGTGATCGGGGCCGCCATCATGGGCACGCTGGCCGCCGACGCCACCTTCATCTTCAGCGGGCTGGCCATCGGTAGCCTGGGCCTGCTGATCCTGCCGAGCAAGCGGCTGCAGACGCTGCGGCAGCTGCGCGTCAAGGTGGCCGAATTGCGCGAGTCGCTGGAGGCCATCGTGCGGCGCGAGTACGACCGCGAGCAGGAACGTGCCGACGCCCGGCTGCGCGACGCGATGAGCCCCTTCACCCGTTTCATCGAGGGCGAGCAGCAGCGGCTACAGGATGCCCAGCGGCGCAGCAGTGAGCTGCGGCAGGAGCTGGACGCGCTGCAGAACGAGGTGCGGCGGCTGCCCGGTTGAAAGAACAAGCACAGCGCCCCCGCTGGTTAAGCGGGGGCGCTGTGCTGTGCAGACTTCAGCGGGTGGGGTTGATGGTGATGGTGCCGCTCTGGGTGACGTTGTAGACGTTGCTGAAGGTGCGGTAGCCGGGCGCGATGACCACGACTTCGTGGCTGCCCAGCGTGGTGGTGATGTTCAGACCGCCGTTCTGGATGGTGCCGACCTGCCGGCCGTCCAGGTACACCACCGCGCCGGTCACGCTGCTGCGCAGCGTCAGGGTGGCGCGGGCCGGGCGCACCGGCTGCACCGGGGCCGGCGCGGCCACGGCGGTGGGCTCCACGTTCACGTTCACCAGGGCGCCGGAGCGCACGCTGATGTTGCTCACGAAGTCGCTGTAGCCGGGGGTGGCCACGCGCAGCTGGTAGGTGCCGGGCTGCAGATTGGTGTAGGTGGTGTTCGCGGCGCCCACCTGACGGCCGTTCAGGTACACGATGCTGCCGGCCACGCTGCTGCCCACGAACAGGCTGCCGGTGGTGACCGCCTGGGCCGGGGCCACGTTGAAGAGCGCGGTGTCGGTCACCCAGCTGTTCTGAGGCAGCGGGTTGACCACGATGCTCAGCGCCTGGGCCAGCTGCTGCTGCCCCTCGACCTTGCCGGCGGCGAGCTGGCCGCCGTTCTGGCTCGCCTGGAACTCGGTGATCTGCGAGAGGTTCAGCTGCGTCTTGGAGGCCACGGCCAGCACCTTGTTCAGGCCGGCGGGCTCGTCCACGGTGAAGGTGAAGTTGTCACCGGCGGCCGGGAAGGTCTTGCTGGTGTTGGCCTTCAGGAAGTTGCCGCCGCTCGCGAACTTGTTCGGCAGAATCTGGGTGACCTTGCCGGTGCCGTCCAGGTTGAACAGGTACACGTAGGCGTCCTGGTTGACCACCGTGGTGATCTTGATCGGGTCGCCCACCTGATAGTCAGGGGTCTGCTGGCCGCTGGTGTCGCGGTCCACGTACACGCGCACCACCAGGTTGCTGGGCGCGGGGTTCACGATGATGCTCTGGGCACTGATCTTGGGAGCTGCGGCGGCGACGCCCGGAATCAGGGCAGCGCTCAGGGCAGTGGACAACGTAAGGAGCTTCTTCATGGGTGTTCCTCCTGGACTGCAGCCTACGTGGGGCCACTTGACGCGCCATGAGCAGAGCGCGAGAAAACGTTTATGCCGGTTCAGGGCACGGTCAGAATCCCTGAGCATTCACAGGACGCGCGCCAGCAGGGATGCCCCCGCTGGCGCGCATGCAGCCTGACACTACAGCCAGGGCTTCTTGCCCACCAGATACTCACGCTCGAAATCGGCGTCGGACTTGGTGAGGTACAGGATGCCCTCGATCAGCCCGACCACGCTCATGGCGAACGGCAGCAGGAAGAACACCGCGCCCACGATGATCAGGCTGCCGATGATGCCCAGGAACCACCCGCCCAGCGTGACGGCCAGCATGATGATGCCCGCCTGGGTCTGGCCCAGATAGAACTTGTGAACGCCCAGGCTGCCCAGGAAGATGCCCAGCAGACCGGCAATCAGTTTGCGGCTGCTTACGTCGCTGGTGGCGGGGTGTGGGCCTGCGCTGCCCGCGGCCCCCATCTGGCTCCAGGGATCAGACGTCGGGCTGGCTGCGCCCGGCCCTTCCGGCCGCTTCTCGAAGCTGAGGCGAGGGCCGGTGGCGTCGGCCGGGGTGTGGGGCGTCTGGGGGGGCGTGACCTCATCGATCCAGCGCGGAGCGTCGGGGCGGCCTTGCGGATCCTTTGGATCGGTCATGGAATGTTCCTCCAGCGACAAGTACGGCCTGGGCCGGCCAGAGGTTGCTGCCTGTTACTCTCGTGAGAATTGAGTAAATTTATAGTGAAGCTGAATGTTCTGCACTTTCAGCGGATGACAGACGCTGCTGCAGGGTGGCCCAAACGGTTTCTATCCGCTGTTCTACGGTGCCGTGGAGCAGCACATACGGAACGCCGCGCGTCTGCAGGTCCTGAAGGATGAACGCCTGCTGCACCGACCGCACTGCCTTGTTGCTGCGCCAGCCGTCCTGCTCGAACGGCAGGTCGTCGGCGCAGACGAACGTGTGGGTGTAGCGTGTCCGGCAGGCCTCTGCCAGGGCATGCAGTTCCGGGAGGGCGGTGCCGGTCAGCAGATAGCTCCACATCAGGGTGGTGGCGGCATGCGTATCGCTGAACACGTAACGGTGCGCCTTGCGGCTGGTGGCCGCCTCCTGTTCCAGCGCCCGGTGCCCGAGGGCAATCTCCAGAAAGTGGTCGGGCGTCAGCTGGCCGTCCTCGCGCTCGTACACGTCTCGGCCGTACTCGCGCACCGCCACCGTTCCGAACGCCTCGCCCAGGGCGGCCGTCAGGGTGCTCTTGCCGGTGCTTTCAGCCCCCAGGATCACCACCCGCTCCAGAAAGTGCGCGTAGACCAGCGGATTCAGGAGGTGACGAAGGCCATGGGGATCGGCCCGCAGCGCGGTACCGGAAACGGGCACCTGCCGCCGGGCCGGATCCACCGACCGGTGGGTGGCGCCCAGGGCGGCGGCCAGCCCGTCGCCGTAGCCCTCCGAGCTGAACACAGCGTCCGGCCGGACCTGCCACCTGGAGAGTATCGTCTGACAGTAAGCGAAATGCTCCTGGCTGCCGGCGCTGTCCAGCGGCGGATTCGGAGCGTCCGGCAGCAGGTGCAGCTGCGGGTACAGGTGCGCCGGAAACACCTGCCGCAGCCAGCCGCGTCGCAGGGGAGACGGCATGTGGGGAAAGTCGGGCCGGGCGTAGCACCACACGCTGACCTGCTCGCACTGCTCCAGCGATGTGCGGATCAGCAGCTCATGACCGTGGTGCAGCGGCGCAAACTTGCCCACGATCAGACCGTGCCGGAAGGGAAGCGGCTCAGGCAAGGGCCGCTCCCTGCGCCTGGGCGCGGTCGTCGCGGCGCCATTGCTGCCAGCCGTAGACGCTCATGGCCGCCAGCACGAACTGCAGCCCGAACAGCATCCAGTAGGCGGTATGCCAGAAGTACACCGCCTGGACGGCGTTCACCACAATCCACACCGGCCACGACCAGCTCCAGCGCCGGGTGGTGGCGAAGTTGGCCACCAGCGCCAGCGCGACCGACGCGAACTGCACCCAGTTCCAGACGGCCGAAAAGTCGGTGACCAGCACGGTGTACCCGAAGATCAGCAGGCTGGCCACCCAGGTCACCCCGTACCACAGCGGCTCGTTGAAGGTCAGTTCGCCCCGGTCGCGGCGCTCCTCCAGATTCCACAGGTACAGGCCGTGCAGCCCGAACAGCAGGTAACACACCTGCAGCCCGGCCAGCATCCACTGGCTGCCGCCCACGAACAGCAGGAAGTACGGCAGCAGGCTGGCGTTGCTCCAGTGCCAGTAGCTGCGGCGTTTGGCGAACAGCGCGTACAGGCTGACCAGCACGCACAGGCCCCCGGAGAGGTCAAGCAGCCAGGAGGGGAGGGCGCTGAGCAGGGCGTTCACTGCTCGTCCTTCAGCTGGGCCCGCAGCTCCATCAGCAGTTCGCCCAGGCGGTTGCGCCCGCTGCCATCCCCGCCATCGGCCCAGTACCGGTCGTTGACGGTGTGCTCGATCAGCTCGGCGTCGCCGGTCGAGAGCAGCAGCGCCCTCAACTCGGGGTGCTGCGTGAACTTGGCATGCAGCGCCCGCCGCATCACGTCGTCCTTGACCGCTTCCCAGTCGGGGCGCAGTGGAAGGTCACGGCGGCGGCCCATCTGGGCGGCCTGCATCGGACGCGGCTGCTGCCGCACCTCCTCGGCAAACGGAGTGCCCACGAACTTCTGCGCCTGGAAGTAATGCTCGGACGTGGGCCAGCGCTGGCCGTCCAGCTCCAGCGGGTGGCGGCTGAAGTTGCTGAACTCGCCGTACGGCTGGTCGAGGTTGTAGAAGCGGATGGGGGGAGGGGTCATGGGCATGCTCCTTCAGGTCAGAGAGGTCACTCCCGGTGCAGGCGGCTCAGGACCGCCACCTGCTGGGCGAGCGGAGTGAGTTGCCAGACGGGGGTGGACGCGGCAGGCTCAGCCCACGGCTCCGCAGGCGCCTGCGCCCGGGTCAACAGCCCCAGCTGCTGCAGGCCCAGCAGCGCCGCCGTGAACTCCTGGCGGGTCAGCCCCGCGACCGTGATCGGGCTGCCTACCGCCAATCCGTCTGCATATGGATCTATGGGGTCGAGCAGGGCGAACAGGCCTGTGAATGCCCGCAACTCTCGCTCCGACAGCCCCTCGATGATGCGCATGGTCTGAACCCTGTCCAGCCTGGGCGGCGGGAAGCTCAGGGCGCACCCGGCCAGGGCGCGGGCGATGAACCGCAGTTTGTATTCAGACTCGGCCACCTCCGCAGCCCGCAGCGCCTGCATCACATTGGCCGTAAAAGCGTCCGAGCGGAGGTGGTCGTGGTCCAGCTGGACGGTGCCGTTCTCGATGAGCTGCTGGAGCAGGCTCACCTCGAGCTGGAGCGCCTGCTCCAGCAGCTCGATTTTTCGCTGACTGGCGGCGATGGACGCGCCCTGCAGCACCGTGGCCGGAATGTTGACGCCTGGAATGGCGGACAGTACCGGCAGCAGGCGCTCCAGCTGCTGGCTCACGCGCGGCCCCGCACGTCCTCCAGCGTGTCGCGCACCAGCAGCTCGCCGTCGCGGTACACGGTCCGCAGCACCGAATCCGGGTAGGCCGTGTCGAAGTCCTGATACTGCCGGGTCACGAAGCGGGGCCCTTCCTTTACCAGGTCCAGCACCCCGTCCTTGCTGCGCTTGCCCGGGTCGGTGACCGGGTCCTTGTAGATCGGCTGGTACTGGCCCCCGATCAGCGCGGCGCTGGCCTTGTAGGCGAACTTCTGGGTGTCGCGGTTCACCTGCTGCAGCAGCGCTCCGCCCATCCCGAACGACACATTCTCGGCCGAGTAGCCGTCGCCGATCACGTTCGCCAGGATCTCGCGGATGCTGTCCTCGTCGATGCCGTCGCCCTGGATCACCCGCACGTGCCGCAGCACCCGGTAGCCCTTGCTGTTCACGTCGCTGCCGAACTTGGCGTCCAGCGCCCGTATCGACATCCGCACCATCGCGGCAGGATCGCCACTGTCCGGGCGCACCACCAGGGTCGCGCCGCTCTCCTCGACCTCGCGGCGCAGCGTCTCGCCCCAGTGGACGTTGATGGCGTGCTTCAGGTCGTAGCTGTCGCTCACCACCGCGAACACGGCACCCGGCTTGCCGAAGGTCCGGACCAGATTGCGGTAGGCGTCCACCTCGTGCGGCTTGCCCCAGCTGGTCACGGTGCTGTGCTCGGCGGCCGGAATGCTGTAGCCGGCCATCTCGGCGCCGTAGTGGTTGCGCGCCACCCGCAGCGCTTCCAGCGTGTCGCTGCCCATGAAGTTGGTCAGGTGCGCCAGCCCGCCCAGCCCGGCGCTCTCGCGGCTGCTCACGCCCCGCGACCCGAAGTCGTGCAGCTTGAATGGCAGTTCCTCGGCGGCGCGGTCGCTGGTCTGTTCCAGCGCCTCCCGGATGATCTGCTTCAGAAAGTAGCTCTGGGTGGCGACCGTGGTGGGGTACCACACCCGCATCAGCATCGTCTCGAACCAGCCCACCAGCCACGGCAGCTCGGGGTCGGTGTTGGTGACGGTCATCAGGACGTTGTGGGTGGGGACCAGCGTGCCTTCCGGTACCGCCCGGATCTCCAGCGGCAGCCGCCCGCCGTGGTGCTCCACCACCCGCCGCCACCCCTCGGTGGGGAACGGCTCGCCGTGCGCCTCGATCACGGCCCGGGCCTCCTCCACCTCCTCCAGCGTCACCCGGTGGGTCAGGTAGCGGTTCAGGATGTACTGCAGTCCGAAGAAGCGGGTGGCCGGGTACTTGCCGCCGCGCGACTCCAGGTAGCTGAACAGCCGCTCGGTGTGCGGCGGGTACTGCAGGAAGTGGCTGGCCTTGTAGCTGTCGGTGTCCAGAATCAGGTTGGTGTCGTGCAACAGTGTCATGGGAACTCAACTCCTTTGAAGGGTGGATCAGGCGTTCAGGCGAGCGGCATAGGTGCGAACGAACTGTGGCTGGTCCGCCTCGACCGCGCCGGGGCGGAAGGAACGGACGGTGCGGATGGCTTCGTCCGGGTTGGGCTGACCGGCGCGGATCAGCAGACAGGCGGCCAGTGTCCCGGAGCGGCCCAGCCCGCCCAGGCAGTGAACGACCACCCGCTGGCCGTCCTGCAGCCGGGTGTGCAGCTGTTCCACCAGGGCCGCGAAGGCGTCCGGATCCGCCGGCACGCTCACGTCCGGAATCGGGAAGGCGAGCGTGTTCAGGCCCGCCCTGTGCGCCTCGGCGGGGTAGGCCGCCATCCCCCAGCGGCGCTGCTCGTCCGCTTCCATCAGGTTGACCAGCAGGGTCACGTCTTCCTGTTTCAGGGCGGCAAAATCGGTGCCGAGGTCGCGCTCGTGCCGCAGCTTCGGGGCCTGACCCTGCTTGCCCGGCGCGATGGTCAGGCCCAGCTG encodes:
- a CDS encoding type II secretion system protein; amino-acid sequence: MPRHRVRVQQGFTLIELLVVMAIVGVLATVVFLSLLRARNRQQLQEGARQLATDLSRARAQAQLSSQSSVVALVSSNANRYTTQWRGAAAITRTLPYNLTVAAMSSATTAAGSTSLTYTAPYGTLDVDGVVWRVTSPALNESLFVKAVGVTGKVLVTSSYDD
- a CDS encoding prepilin-type N-terminal cleavage/methylation domain-containing protein is translated as MTTEQARTMQHTKRGEAGFTIIEVLVALTLFAVIILVVLTPLTGLFGLNQRTTGQVSATNLTQRAIEQVRGQWLRNVRYDKACIDTALPSGVTVTTQGEDLSGNLIGSVINLTAPTPNPNVSATCSTTPATATQTNNAPPLRRLTVTATVNGSSSTQTLEVAR
- a CDS encoding PilW family protein, translating into MSAHRSYGFTLPELLVGMVLIGIIMTAILTLNVGTGRSTASLQSRTSLLAETQNAQNYMVSRLQTAVYVFRKGDTVSLSSTNGPTTRNPRTSTSNWLVGTDPILAFIVPPKDQNVAAGSCTSDVTTAAKCYYFYAYYPVLRSVVVSGTSGSNDPGADPANNNAWVLMEFRGRYVPSAISGKAYSEVTTDIPATGVEGRVLLDYLRPVPLTVPPTPTQMLFDQSDTPTTPPTTEGPGTVSVTVNLAAEQASRGGGTVRVPPDPTNSNSAGSGTRYSVTVYPRNIGTPQLDN
- a CDS encoding dynamin family protein — protein: MLVSDVVQRVLARERSLLADLQAFLSAQGAPPEAVQHARQAVANLDESFLLVVVGEFNAGKSSFVNALLGDAVLPEGVTPTTDRIYVLLHGERSEPEATRDPFVVRLRVPLTVLDGVALVDTPGTNAIVRQHQVLTEGFLPRADLLLFLTSADRPFTESERQFLSLAARWGRSVVMVVNKADLLETPQQQEEVRAFVEAGARAELNLTPPVYLVSARREQRGGDEGFRALRAALQQRLGETERTRLKLQSPLAAAAEILGGEERRAQASRDLLSSDLETLQSLEAQRERHRETMRGELDGQLNRVGRILSEFEVRADKFIDETLRLSHFRELVNSRLLEQRFREQAVGDLPEAVERQFGTMIDRFVEANLHFWEDVQAFLIRRQPSGEIARTRFSYDRHALLEGIAGSASRHIEEVTESQLTRQLASDAEEAMKGVIGIGAGGIGLGVIGAAIMGTLAADATFIFSGLAIGSLGLLILPSKRLQTLRQLRVKVAELRESLEAIVRREYDREQERADARLRDAMSPFTRFIEGEQQRLQDAQRRSSELRQELDALQNEVRRLPG
- a CDS encoding DUF4384 domain-containing protein, translating into MKKLLTLSTALSAALIPGVAAAAPKISAQSIIVNPAPSNLVVRVYVDRDTSGQQTPDYQVGDPIKITTVVNQDAYVYLFNLDGTGKVTQILPNKFASGGNFLKANTSKTFPAAGDNFTFTVDEPAGLNKVLAVASKTQLNLSQITEFQASQNGGQLAAGKVEGQQQLAQALSIVVNPLPQNSWVTDTALFNVAPAQAVTTGSLFVGSSVAGSIVYLNGRQVGAANTTYTNLQPGTYQLRVATPGYSDFVSNISVRSGALVNVNVEPTAVAAPAPVQPVRPARATLTLRSSVTGAVVYLDGRQVGTIQNGGLNITTTLGSHEVVVIAPGYRTFSNVYNVTQSGTITINPTR
- a CDS encoding TM2 domain-containing protein encodes the protein MTDPKDPQGRPDAPRWIDEVTPPQTPHTPADATGPRLSFEKRPEGPGAASPTSDPWSQMGAAGSAGPHPATSDVSSRKLIAGLLGIFLGSLGVHKFYLGQTQAGIIMLAVTLGGWFLGIIGSLIIVGAVFFLLPFAMSVVGLIEGILYLTKSDADFEREYLVGKKPWL
- a CDS encoding AAA family ATPase → MPEPLPFRHGLIVGKFAPLHHGHELLIRTSLEQCEQVSVWCYARPDFPHMPSPLRRGWLRQVFPAHLYPQLHLLPDAPNPPLDSAGSQEHFAYCQTILSRWQVRPDAVFSSEGYGDGLAAALGATHRSVDPARRQVPVSGTALRADPHGLRHLLNPLVYAHFLERVVILGAESTGKSTLTAALGEAFGTVAVREYGRDVYEREDGQLTPDHFLEIALGHRALEQEAATSRKAHRYVFSDTHAATTLMWSYLLTGTALPELHALAEACRTRYTHTFVCADDLPFEQDGWRSNKAVRSVQQAFILQDLQTRGVPYVLLHGTVEQRIETVWATLQQRLSSAESAEHSASL
- a CDS encoding nicotinamide mononucleotide transporter family protein, whose product is MNALLSALPSWLLDLSGGLCVLVSLYALFAKRRSYWHWSNASLLPYFLLFVGGSQWMLAGLQVCYLLFGLHGLYLWNLEERRDRGELTFNEPLWYGVTWVASLLIFGYTVLVTDFSAVWNWVQFASVALALVANFATTRRWSWSWPVWIVVNAVQAVYFWHTAYWMLFGLQFVLAAMSVYGWQQWRRDDRAQAQGAALA
- a CDS encoding NADAR family protein, with product MTPPPIRFYNLDQPYGEFSNFSRHPLELDGQRWPTSEHYFQAQKFVGTPFAEEVRQQPRPMQAAQMGRRRDLPLRPDWEAVKDDVMRRALHAKFTQHPELRALLLSTGDAELIEHTVNDRYWADGGDGSGRNRLGELLMELRAQLKDEQ
- a CDS encoding nicotinate phosphoribosyltransferase yields the protein MTLLHDTNLILDTDSYKASHFLQYPPHTERLFSYLESRGGKYPATRFFGLQYILNRYLTHRVTLEEVEEARAVIEAHGEPFPTEGWRRVVEHHGGRLPLEIRAVPEGTLVPTHNVLMTVTNTDPELPWLVGWFETMLMRVWYPTTVATQSYFLKQIIREALEQTSDRAAEELPFKLHDFGSRGVSSRESAGLGGLAHLTNFMGSDTLEALRVARNHYGAEMAGYSIPAAEHSTVTSWGKPHEVDAYRNLVRTFGKPGAVFAVVSDSYDLKHAINVHWGETLRREVEESGATLVVRPDSGDPAAMVRMSIRALDAKFGSDVNSKGYRVLRHVRVIQGDGIDEDSIREILANVIGDGYSAENVSFGMGGALLQQVNRDTQKFAYKASAALIGGQYQPIYKDPVTDPGKRSKDGVLDLVKEGPRFVTRQYQDFDTAYPDSVLRTVYRDGELLVRDTLEDVRGRA
- a CDS encoding cyclin-dependent kinase inhibitor 3 family protein, which gives rise to MTTISTSLNNPLKVSWIAAPWPGQLGLTIAPGKQGQAPKLRHERDLGTDFAALKQEDVTLLVNLMEADEQRRWGMAAYPAEAHRAGLNTLAFPIPDVSVPADPDAFAALVEQLHTRLQDGQRVVVHCLGGLGRSGTLAACLLIRAGQPNPDEAIRTVRSFRPGAVEADQPQFVRTYAARLNA